CGTCGGTGCGCTACTCGACGCCGTTCGGCGGCTTCAAGCAGTCCGGGCTCGGCCGCGAGCTCGGCCCGGACGCGCTGGCCGCGTTCACCGAGACCAAGAACATCTTCATCAGCACGGAGGACTGACATGACCGACGTCACAGCACACCGCCTCGAGGGCCGCGTCGCGGTCGTCACCGGCGGAGCCAGCGGCATCGGCCTGGCGAGCGTACGACGGCTCGCAGCCGAGGGCGCCCGGATCGTCATCGGCGACCTCGACCCGGTGGCCGGCAAGACCGCGGCCGACGAGGTGGGCGGGCTGTTCGTGCCGACCGACGTGACCGACGCAGCCGCGGTGGACAGCCTGTTCCGGCAGGCCTTCGACACGTACGGGTCGGTCGACATCGCGTTCAACAACGCGGGGATCTCGCCGCCCGAGGACGCCTCGATCCTGGACACCGGCCTGGAGGCGTGGCGCAAGGTACAGGAGGTCAACCTGACGTCGGTGTACCTGTGCTGCAAGGCGGCGATCCCGTACATGCAACGCCAGGGCAAGGGGTCCATCATCAACACCGCGTCGTTCGTGGCGGTGATGGGCGCGGCGACGTCGCAGATCTCGTACTCGGCGTCCAAGGGCGGGGTGCTCTCGATGAGCCGCGAGCTGGGCGTCGAGTTCGCCCGGCAGGGGATCCGTGTGAACGCGCTCTGCCCGGGGCCGGTGAACACGCCGCTGCTGCAGGAGCTGTTCGCCACCGACCCCGAGCGCGCCGAGCGCCGGCTCGTGCACGTCCCGATGGGCCGCTTCGGCGAGCCGGAGGAGATCGCCGCCGCGGTCGCGTTCCTCGCCTCCGACGACTCGTCGTTCATCACCGCCAACACGTTCCTCGTCGACGGCGGCATCTCAGGCTCGTACGTGACACCGCTCTAGGCCCGCCGGGATCTAGGGTGAGGGGGTCGGACGGGGAGAGGTGGTGCGGTGGTCGAGGAAGCGCGTGCTGGGGAGGCGTTGTTCCGGCCGGTGCGGTCCGGCAACCCGTTCGAGGAGACCGTCGAGCGGCTGCTGCAGTCGATCAAGCTCGGCGTGGTCGGGCCTGGGGAGCGACTGCCGTCCGAGCGTGACCTGGCCGCGCGGCTGAACGTCTCCCGCGTCACCCTGCGGGAGGCGATCCGCGCGCTCACCGAGGCCGGGTACGTCGAGTCCCGCCGCGGCCGGTACGGCGGGACGTTCGTCAACACCCGCCTGCCGCGGCCGCGCCGCGTCGGTCCGAAGAAGCTCGCCAAGGAGCTGGGCGACGAGTGGGGCGGCGGTCACCAGGACGCTCTGGAGGATGCGCTGGTCCTGCGGTCGGCGCTGGAGCTCGGGGCTGCCGAAGCCGCGGCGTCCCGTTCCCTCGGAGCCGACGAGCGCGACCACCTCACGCGCTGTCTGGCCGACACCGCGGCCGCCAGGCTGACCGACTACCGGCGGATGGACTCGCGGCTGCACCTCGCGATCGCGGAGGTGAGCGGCTCGCCGTCGCTCACCTCGGCGGTCGCCGACGTACGGATGCGGCTGAACGCCCTGCTCGACGCGATCCCGCTGCTGGAACGCAACATCGTGCACTCCGACGAGCAGCACCAGCAGGTCGTCGACGCGATCCTCGCCGGCGACGCGCCCGCGGCCCGCGAGGCGATGCGGCTGCACCTGGCCGGCACCGCCGCTCTTCTCCGGGCTTTTCTCAGTTGAGCCCCACCGGAGAATTCACCGTCGTTGCGGGCGACACGCCGGACGTTGTGCACGGCCGAACCGGACTCGCCGTGAACAGATGGGTAACGAAGGGGTGGCGTCCGGATATCCGTATGTGACACTCGCCGTGTCCAGTGGCACTCGACTGTGATGTCCGCGAATGTAATCCTTCGGGGAGAATGTTGATCGATGACTGACGACGAGCTGGTCGGGCGCGCCGGACTGGTCGAGCGTGCGCGGACGCAGCTCGAGACCAGTGGCTCCGTGCTGCTCTACGGCCCGACCGGTATCGGCAAGTCCGCCCTCGGCCGGGCGCTCGTCGCCGACCGTGCCCGCTCCGGCTGGCGGGTGCTGAGCGCCGCGCCGTCGCAGAGCGAGGCCGGCCTGCCGTACGTCACGCTCCTGGACCTCCTGTCCAACCAGCTCGAGCTGGCCTGGCAGGTGCTGCCCGACCACCTCCGCCAGCCGCTGGAGGTCGCGCTGCTCAAGGCCAGCGCG
The Kribbella italica DNA segment above includes these coding regions:
- a CDS encoding 3-oxoacyl-ACP reductase — protein: MTDVTAHRLEGRVAVVTGGASGIGLASVRRLAAEGARIVIGDLDPVAGKTAADEVGGLFVPTDVTDAAAVDSLFRQAFDTYGSVDIAFNNAGISPPEDASILDTGLEAWRKVQEVNLTSVYLCCKAAIPYMQRQGKGSIINTASFVAVMGAATSQISYSASKGGVLSMSRELGVEFARQGIRVNALCPGPVNTPLLQELFATDPERAERRLVHVPMGRFGEPEEIAAAVAFLASDDSSFITANTFLVDGGISGSYVTPL
- a CDS encoding FCD domain-containing protein, which encodes MVEEARAGEALFRPVRSGNPFEETVERLLQSIKLGVVGPGERLPSERDLAARLNVSRVTLREAIRALTEAGYVESRRGRYGGTFVNTRLPRPRRVGPKKLAKELGDEWGGGHQDALEDALVLRSALELGAAEAAASRSLGADERDHLTRCLADTAAARLTDYRRMDSRLHLAIAEVSGSPSLTSAVADVRMRLNALLDAIPLLERNIVHSDEQHQQVVDAILAGDAPAAREAMRLHLAGTAALLRAFLS